The Hypanus sabinus isolate sHypSab1 chromosome 3, sHypSab1.hap1, whole genome shotgun sequence genome contains a region encoding:
- the mtif3 gene encoding translation initiation factor IF-3, mitochondrial, with translation MAASYIRKFAFQILQNKTGQYFCTKNARHFHSLSVQTATMIPPFSCIIPNWKQAWWIPPHRTFTTAGENEPEAVQHKTKKHPRARTTIGSVGRKISHRIIHVIDENGENLGHLHRANVIRMMDERDIKIVPLNENADPPVYKLMTGKQIHEEQLKLRDKQKNKLRTVCQIKEQNFSADIAKHDLQTKIKHIQQWLEKHHHVQITVRKGAATDKPDEMELLLDQIVQSMPDKATYMSRPKIIKEGKAVVCVLRHLSEKEIKLKQKES, from the exons ATGGCTGCAAGTTACATAAGGAAATTTGCTTTCCAAATTCTACAAAATAAAACTGGTCAGTACTTTTGTACTAAGAATGCAAGACATTTTCATAGTTTATCTGTACAAACAGCAACAATGATTCCCCCATTCAGCTGTATCATACCCAACTGGAAACAAGCTTGGTGGATACCACCTCACAGAACCTTCACAACAGCTGGTGAAAACGAACCAGAGGCAGTGCAACACAAGACAAAAAAGCATCCAAGAGCCAGAACAACAATAGGAAGCGTTGGTAGAAAAATTAGTCACCGCATCATCCATGTAATAGATGAAAATGGAGAAAATCTAGGACATCTGCACAGAGCCAATGTTATTCGTATGATGGATGAGCGTGATATTAAGATTGTGCCTCTCAATGAAAATGCAGATCCTCCAGTATATAAACTAATGACAGGAAAACAGATCCATGAGGAACAACTGAAACTCAGAGACAAACAAAAGAACAAACTCAGAACTG TTTGCCAAATTAAGGAACAAAATTTCTCAGCTGATATTGCAAAGCATGACCTTCAAACGAAAATTAAACATATCCAGCAGTGGCTTGAGAAGCACCACCATGTTCAAATTACTGTTCGAAAAGGAGCTGCTACAGATAAACCAGATGAAATG GAATTGCTGCTGGATCAGATTGTTCAGTCCATGCCAGACAAGGCTACCTACATGTCCAGACCAAAGATCATTAAAGAAGGGAAAGCTGTTGTGTGTGTTCTGCGGCATCTATCTGAAAAAGAAATCAAACTGAAACAAAAGGAAAGCTGA